The following are encoded in a window of Salvelinus fontinalis isolate EN_2023a chromosome 40, ASM2944872v1, whole genome shotgun sequence genomic DNA:
- the tecrb gene encoding trans-2,3-enoyl-CoA reductase b isoform X1, whose amino-acid sequence MDTVVLEGATHKKAGPGSAPGVPAPPVKRPKAKKAKKAVVFFEVEILDAKTKDKLCFLDKVEPNATIGEIKSMFHKSHPQWYAARQSIRLDPKGKSLKDEDVLQHLPVGTTATFYFRDLGAQISWVTVFLTEYGGPLLLYLMFYFRVPFIYAPKYDFTTSKHWVVHLACMCHSFHYLKRLLETLFVHRFSHGTMPLRNIFKNCTYYWGFAAWMAYYINHPLYTPPTIYGEQQVRIALIIFLFCQVGNFSIHIALRNLRPPGSKTRKIPYPTKNPFTWIFLLVSCPNYTYELGSWFGFTLMTQCLPVAFFTAVGFIQMTVWAKGKHRSYLKEFRDYPPLRSPILPFVL is encoded by the exons ATGGATACCGTAGTACTAGAGGGGGCTACCCACAAAAAGGCTGGTCCGGGGAGTGCCCCAGGAGTGCCAGCACCCCCCGTTAAACGGCCCAAAGCTAAGAAGGCTAAGAAAGCTGTGGTTTTCTTTGAGGTGGAGATTCTGGATGCCAAGACCAAGGACAAACTCTGCTTCCTGGACAAG GTTGAGCCAAATGCCACTATTGGGGAGATCAAGTCTATGTTCCACAAAAGCC ATCCTCAATGGTACGCAGCCAGACAGTCCATCCGTCTAGACCCAA agGGTAAGTCTCTAAAGGATGAGGATGTTCTGCAGCATCTTCCCGTGGGAACCACGGCAACCTTCTACTTCCGAGACCTGGGAGCTCAAATCAGCTGGGTCACC GTGTTTCTGACAGAGTAtggtggtcctctcctcctctacctcatgTTCTACTTCCGTGTTCCCTTCATCTACGCCCCCAAATACGACTTCACCACCAGCAAGCACTGGGTTGTACA TCTAGCCTGTATGTGTCACTCCTTCCATTACCTGAAGAGACTCCTGGAGACCCTGTTTGTCCATCGCTTCTCCCACGGGACCATGCCGCTACGCAACATCTtcaag AACTGCACCTACTACTGGGGCTTTGCTGCCTGGATGGCCTACTATATTAACCACCCTCTGTATACACCACCTA CAATATATGGTGAGCAGCAGGTCAGGATTGCCCTCATCATCTTTCTG TTCTGTCAGGTTGGTAACTTCTCCATCCATATCGCCCTGCGGAACCTCCGCCCACCAG gATCTAAGACCAGGAAGATCCCCTACCCCACTAAGAACCCCTTCACCTGGATCTTCCTGCTGGTCTCCTGTCCCAACTACACCTACGAG CTGGGCTCGTGGTTTGGCTTCACCTTGATGACTCAGTGTCTGCCGGTGGCTTTCTTCACGGCGGTGGGCTTCATCCAGATGACGGTGTGGGCCAAGGGGAAGCACCGCAGCTACCTGAAAGAGTTCCGGGACTACCCTCCCCTTCGCTCGCCCATCCTCCCCTTCGTCCTCTAG
- the ndufb7 gene encoding NADH dehydrogenase [ubiquinone] 1 beta subcomplex subunit 7, which translates to MGAHLARRYITETETEPDPAKPFGFDPEFGFDERKEREMVATQAQMNLAQVPVLQRDYCAHHLIKLMKCKRDNWPNFLACKHERHDWDYCEHQDYVMRMKEYERERRLQMRKKRVEEAQAA; encoded by the exons ATGGGAGCTCACCTCGCGCGGCGGTATATCACCGAGACGGAGACCGAGCCTGACCCTGCGAAACCGTTTGGCTTTGACCCCGAATTCGGCTTcgatgagaggaaagagagag AGATGGTGGCCACCCAGGCCCAGATGAACCTGGCCCAGGTCCCTGTACTCCAGAGGGACTACTGCGCCCACCACCTCATCAAGCTCATGAAGTGTAAGAGGGACAACTGGCCCAACTTCCTGGCCTGTAAACACGAGAGGCACGACTGGGACTACTGCGAGCACCAGGA ctacgTGATGCGTATGAAGGAGTATGAGCGGGAGCGACGGCTGCAGATGAGGAAGAAGAGGGTGGAGGAAGCCCAGGCAGCTTGA
- the tecrb gene encoding trans-2,3-enoyl-CoA reductase b isoform X2 — MKHYEVEILDAKTKDKLCFLDKVEPNATIGEIKSMFHKSHPQWYAARQSIRLDPKGKSLKDEDVLQHLPVGTTATFYFRDLGAQISWVTVFLTEYGGPLLLYLMFYFRVPFIYAPKYDFTTSKHWVVHLACMCHSFHYLKRLLETLFVHRFSHGTMPLRNIFKNCTYYWGFAAWMAYYINHPLYTPPTIYGEQQVRIALIIFLFCQVGNFSIHIALRNLRPPGSKTRKIPYPTKNPFTWIFLLVSCPNYTYELGSWFGFTLMTQCLPVAFFTAVGFIQMTVWAKGKHRSYLKEFRDYPPLRSPILPFVL, encoded by the exons ATGAAGCATTACGAG GTGGAGATTCTGGATGCCAAGACCAAGGACAAACTCTGCTTCCTGGACAAG GTTGAGCCAAATGCCACTATTGGGGAGATCAAGTCTATGTTCCACAAAAGCC ATCCTCAATGGTACGCAGCCAGACAGTCCATCCGTCTAGACCCAA agGGTAAGTCTCTAAAGGATGAGGATGTTCTGCAGCATCTTCCCGTGGGAACCACGGCAACCTTCTACTTCCGAGACCTGGGAGCTCAAATCAGCTGGGTCACC GTGTTTCTGACAGAGTAtggtggtcctctcctcctctacctcatgTTCTACTTCCGTGTTCCCTTCATCTACGCCCCCAAATACGACTTCACCACCAGCAAGCACTGGGTTGTACA TCTAGCCTGTATGTGTCACTCCTTCCATTACCTGAAGAGACTCCTGGAGACCCTGTTTGTCCATCGCTTCTCCCACGGGACCATGCCGCTACGCAACATCTtcaag AACTGCACCTACTACTGGGGCTTTGCTGCCTGGATGGCCTACTATATTAACCACCCTCTGTATACACCACCTA CAATATATGGTGAGCAGCAGGTCAGGATTGCCCTCATCATCTTTCTG TTCTGTCAGGTTGGTAACTTCTCCATCCATATCGCCCTGCGGAACCTCCGCCCACCAG gATCTAAGACCAGGAAGATCCCCTACCCCACTAAGAACCCCTTCACCTGGATCTTCCTGCTGGTCTCCTGTCCCAACTACACCTACGAG CTGGGCTCGTGGTTTGGCTTCACCTTGATGACTCAGTGTCTGCCGGTGGCTTTCTTCACGGCGGTGGGCTTCATCCAGATGACGGTGTGGGCCAAGGGGAAGCACCGCAGCTACCTGAAAGAGTTCCGGGACTACCCTCCCCTTCGCTCGCCCATCCTCCCCTTCGTCCTCTAG